Proteins from a genomic interval of Youhaiella tibetensis:
- a CDS encoding SDR family NAD(P)-dependent oxidoreductase, giving the protein MTIHPELIAKVEVATARYPSLVGKSVLITGGGSGIGASLVEHFVGQGCKVGFIELNGAVAAAHADAVEKTSGTRPYYEVADLRDIGALQTAIARLAERTGAFHVLVNNAGNDDRMAIEDVTPEYWDERQATNLRHQFFAAQAVLPGMAAAGGGAIINMGSISWMKGAAGLIFYTTAKSAVMGMTKSLAREVGERNIRVNSIAPGWVLTERQVVRAKAIYQSKFSEYLESQCLKEHLLPPDIARMALFLAADDSRLVTGQTFIVDGGVI; this is encoded by the coding sequence ATGACCATTCATCCCGAACTGATCGCCAAGGTCGAAGTCGCCACCGCGCGCTATCCGAGCCTTGTGGGCAAGAGCGTGCTGATTACCGGCGGCGGCTCGGGCATCGGTGCCTCGCTGGTGGAGCATTTCGTCGGGCAGGGCTGCAAGGTCGGCTTCATCGAACTGAACGGCGCGGTTGCCGCGGCCCATGCCGACGCCGTCGAGAAGACCAGCGGGACAAGGCCGTATTACGAAGTTGCAGACCTGCGCGACATTGGCGCCTTGCAGACCGCCATCGCGCGCCTCGCCGAACGGACCGGAGCCTTTCACGTACTGGTCAACAATGCCGGCAATGACGATCGCATGGCGATCGAAGACGTGACGCCGGAATACTGGGACGAGCGGCAGGCCACCAATTTGCGGCACCAGTTTTTCGCCGCGCAGGCGGTGCTGCCCGGCATGGCGGCAGCCGGGGGCGGGGCCATCATCAATATGGGCTCGATCTCCTGGATGAAGGGGGCGGCGGGCCTGATCTTCTATACCACGGCCAAATCGGCGGTGATGGGCATGACCAAGTCGCTGGCCCGCGAGGTCGGCGAGCGCAATATCCGGGTCAATTCCATCGCGCCGGGCTGGGTCTTGACCGAGCGACAGGTGGTGCGCGCCAAGGCCATCTACCAGAGCAAGTTCAGCGAATATCTTGAGAGCCAATGCCTCAAGGAACACCTGCTTCCTCCTGACATCGCGCGCATGGCGCTGTTCCTGGCCGCAGACGACTCGCGGTTGGTCACGGGGCAGACTTTCATCGTCGATGGAGGGGTCATCTAG
- a CDS encoding ABC transporter ATP-binding protein — MAKLELSGIKKSFGATEVLKGIDLTVEDGEFVAFVGPSGCGKSTLLRLICGLDEITAGQMAIEGEIVNDVPPAKRGIAMVFQSYALYPHMSVADNMGYALRLAGTSKDEINKRVETAAKVLRIENYLDRKPRQLSGGQRQRVAIGRAIVREPRIFLFDEPLSNLDASLRVEMRIEIARMKERLGTTMVYVTHDQIEAMTLADKIVVLNGGRVEQVGSPLDLYNAPQNRFVAGFIGSPKMNFLTLGGAVGEQRFTVAGGEVTVPAGLSTAPMEIGIRPEHLQLVDLSQPHALTGVVSMTEHLGSDTYAYVVLAGSDDMLVVRLSGERAVTRNQPIGVAFDPEMIHVFAADGRSIASARAVALEAL; from the coding sequence ATGGCCAAGCTCGAACTCAGCGGCATCAAGAAGTCATTCGGCGCTACCGAAGTGCTCAAGGGCATCGATCTAACCGTCGAAGACGGTGAATTCGTCGCCTTCGTCGGCCCTTCCGGCTGCGGCAAGTCCACCCTGTTGCGCCTGATCTGCGGGCTGGACGAAATCACTGCCGGGCAGATGGCCATCGAGGGCGAGATCGTCAACGACGTGCCCCCGGCCAAGCGCGGCATCGCCATGGTGTTCCAGAGCTATGCGCTCTATCCGCATATGTCGGTGGCCGACAATATGGGCTACGCGCTGCGCCTGGCCGGCACCAGCAAGGACGAAATCAACAAGCGCGTCGAGACGGCCGCCAAGGTGCTGCGTATCGAAAACTATCTCGACCGCAAGCCGCGCCAGCTTTCGGGTGGGCAGCGCCAGCGTGTCGCCATCGGCCGCGCCATCGTGCGAGAGCCGCGTATTTTCCTGTTCGACGAGCCGCTGTCCAACCTCGATGCCTCGCTACGCGTGGAAATGCGCATTGAAATCGCGCGCATGAAAGAACGGCTGGGCACCACCATGGTCTACGTCACCCACGACCAGATCGAGGCGATGACGCTGGCCGACAAGATTGTCGTGCTCAATGGCGGCCGCGTCGAGCAGGTCGGCTCGCCTCTCGATCTCTACAACGCACCGCAGAACCGCTTCGTCGCCGGCTTCATCGGTTCGCCAAAGATGAACTTCCTGACGCTCGGCGGGGCGGTGGGCGAGCAGCGGTTCACCGTTGCGGGCGGGGAGGTCACTGTTCCCGCAGGTCTATCAACCGCGCCGATGGAGATCGGCATCCGGCCCGAGCATCTCCAACTGGTCGATCTGAGCCAGCCGCATGCCCTGACCGGCGTGGTCAGCATGACCGAGCATCTGGGCAGCGACACCTATGCCTACGTGGTGCTGGCCGGCAGTGATGACATGCTGGTCGTTCGGCTGTCGGGCGAACGTGCTGTCACGCGCAATCAGCCCATCGGCGTCGCCTTCGATCCCGAGATGATCCATGTCTTCGCCGCCGATGGCCGCTCCATCGCCTCGGCCCGCGCAGTGGCGCTGGAGGCGCTATGA
- a CDS encoding SMP-30/gluconolactonase/LRE family protein → MSKPQSSTIVPEKEVEAESPSTPGVQALTRGIQILDIVASTPAGLRFTELLEQTGMPKGTLHRLLQALVEERLLGFDPRNQTYRLATRLFQWAHKVWDDFDLRGAAEPELERLRDLTGEAIRLGVMDGGSVLYIDQREVPQPLRLNNGVGSRASAYASGLGKAILAHMSLEKRRALLVDTPLEALTPHTTTDFDELIRQLDLTKARGYAVSIDEQNIGISSVAAPVLNHRGEPIGAIGIIGPSFRLPAERLHALGREVIEAARRTSGNFGEFAMSLGIQPRPLGVDRADVRCVIPASTFLGEGPHWSQRDGKLYFVDILAPAVHTGDPVQGTYTSLPVPELVGFVIPRTRGGFVTAMHGEIRGLDLASGSITTIARPEADRPGNRFNDGKCDRKGRLWAGSLAIDTSPDQGRLWRLDPDGRTYEMDRGFHVANGLGWSPDDRTFYFADTAKQVIYAYDFDLEAGAIANRRTFVAVPASEGKPDGLTVDAEGFVWVAHWDGWCVTRYDPEGKVERVINLPVPRPTSCVFGGPDMQTLFVTTARIRLSAAQLADAPLSGSVFAIDTGIKGLADPMFAG, encoded by the coding sequence ATGAGCAAGCCCCAGTCGAGCACGATCGTGCCGGAAAAGGAGGTCGAGGCGGAGAGTCCTTCGACCCCCGGCGTGCAGGCTTTGACGCGCGGAATCCAGATTCTCGACATCGTGGCGTCAACCCCGGCCGGACTACGCTTTACCGAACTACTGGAGCAGACCGGCATGCCCAAGGGCACGCTGCATCGGTTGCTGCAGGCGCTGGTCGAAGAGCGGCTCTTGGGTTTCGATCCGCGTAACCAGACCTATCGACTGGCCACGCGCCTCTTCCAATGGGCGCATAAGGTCTGGGACGATTTCGACCTGCGCGGTGCCGCCGAGCCGGAACTGGAGCGCCTGCGCGACCTCACCGGCGAGGCTATCCGGCTCGGCGTGATGGATGGCGGCAGTGTCCTTTACATCGACCAGCGGGAAGTCCCGCAGCCGCTGCGGCTCAACAATGGCGTCGGCAGCCGCGCAAGCGCCTATGCCAGCGGTCTGGGCAAGGCCATTCTGGCCCACATGTCGCTGGAAAAAAGGCGCGCCTTGCTGGTGGATACGCCGCTTGAAGCCCTGACGCCCCACACGACGACGGACTTCGACGAACTGATCCGCCAACTCGATCTGACCAAGGCGCGCGGCTATGCCGTCTCAATCGACGAGCAGAATATCGGGATTTCGTCGGTCGCCGCGCCCGTCCTCAACCATCGCGGCGAGCCTATCGGGGCCATCGGCATTATCGGCCCGTCCTTCCGTCTGCCGGCCGAGCGCCTGCATGCGCTGGGACGCGAGGTCATTGAGGCTGCACGCCGCACATCCGGCAATTTCGGAGAGTTCGCCATGTCGCTTGGCATCCAGCCCCGCCCGCTGGGCGTCGACCGAGCCGACGTGCGTTGCGTGATTCCGGCCAGCACCTTCCTGGGGGAGGGGCCGCATTGGTCCCAGCGCGACGGCAAGCTCTATTTCGTCGATATTCTGGCGCCGGCCGTGCACACCGGCGACCCCGTCCAGGGGACCTACACGAGCCTGCCGGTGCCCGAATTGGTTGGCTTCGTCATTCCCCGCACGCGGGGCGGATTCGTGACCGCGATGCACGGCGAAATTCGCGGGCTAGACCTGGCCAGCGGCAGCATCACCACCATTGCACGGCCCGAGGCCGACCGGCCGGGCAATCGCTTCAACGACGGCAAATGCGACCGCAAGGGGCGCCTCTGGGCCGGATCTCTGGCCATTGATACCTCGCCCGACCAGGGGCGGCTGTGGCGCCTCGATCCTGATGGGCGAACCTATGAAATGGACCGCGGTTTCCATGTTGCCAACGGTCTGGGCTGGAGCCCGGACGACAGGACCTTCTACTTTGCCGATACGGCCAAGCAGGTGATCTATGCCTATGACTTCGACCTTGAAGCGGGCGCCATCGCCAATCGCAGGACCTTCGTCGCCGTGCCCGCATCGGAAGGCAAGCCGGACGGGCTGACCGTGGATGCCGAAGGCTTTGTCTGGGTCGCTCATTGGGATGGCTGGTGTGTCACCCGATACGATCCCGAGGGCAAGGTCGAGCGCGTCATCAACCTGCCGGTACCGCGCCCCACCTCCTGCGTCTTCGGCGGCCCCGATATGCAGACCCTGTTCGTCACGACGGCCCGCATCCGCCTCTCGGCCGCTCAACTCGCCGACGCGCCGCTCTCGGGCAGCGTCTTCGCTATCGATACCGGCATCAAGGGTCTGGCTGACCCGATGTTTGCCGGCTGA
- a CDS encoding mandelate racemase/muconate lactonizing enzyme family protein, with amino-acid sequence MRITKVDHWLVRMPFTEDILWGSGRRIGTTRLVCRIETDAGIVGWGETISLIANVPAVFADIVAPLAIGYQVSDVERLHRHVLGAGFYHHKRAAVMAIAALEMAMWDALGKQAKLPLYALWGGKWRQDVEAAAYLFTNEPKGLTERLQRFLDRGYETFKVKIGFDEHTDIILAEAARKVIGSHPLRLDVNGAWHPGTAKRQLEKLRPFDPAYVEQPLELDDLAGHAALVANSPVPIALDESAYTLADVGNIVRASAADVVLLDPHEAGGLWQTIKAAAICEAVGIPVTLHSGAELALSQSAYIHLAASIPNLSLAVDTERAYLGGDISPNPPVLTGGRFAIPEEPGLGVDIDVDMLERYKVDAIAGAYLDTSRKNWFPIKPAY; translated from the coding sequence GTGCGCATCACCAAAGTTGACCATTGGCTGGTCCGAATGCCGTTTACCGAAGACATCTTATGGGGTTCGGGGCGGCGCATCGGCACCACCAGGCTGGTCTGCCGCATCGAGACCGATGCCGGAATCGTCGGCTGGGGCGAGACCATTTCGCTCATAGCCAATGTGCCGGCGGTCTTTGCCGACATAGTCGCGCCACTGGCCATCGGCTATCAGGTGTCCGATGTCGAGCGCCTGCACCGCCACGTCCTCGGCGCCGGCTTCTATCACCACAAACGCGCCGCCGTAATGGCGATCGCCGCGCTGGAAATGGCAATGTGGGATGCGCTGGGCAAGCAGGCCAAATTGCCACTTTACGCACTCTGGGGTGGCAAGTGGCGGCAGGACGTGGAAGCCGCCGCCTATCTGTTTACCAACGAGCCCAAGGGCCTGACCGAGCGCTTGCAGCGCTTTCTCGATCGCGGCTACGAGACGTTCAAGGTCAAGATCGGCTTTGACGAACACACCGACATCATCCTCGCCGAGGCGGCCCGCAAGGTTATCGGTTCGCACCCGCTGCGCCTCGACGTTAACGGCGCCTGGCACCCCGGCACCGCCAAGCGGCAGCTGGAAAAGTTACGCCCGTTCGATCCCGCCTATGTCGAGCAACCCCTCGAGCTTGACGATCTGGCCGGGCACGCCGCACTCGTCGCCAACTCGCCCGTTCCGATCGCCCTCGATGAAAGCGCCTATACCCTTGCCGATGTCGGCAATATCGTTCGTGCCAGTGCAGCCGACGTCGTCTTGCTCGATCCGCATGAAGCGGGCGGCTTGTGGCAGACCATCAAGGCTGCCGCGATCTGCGAAGCAGTCGGCATTCCGGTGACACTGCATTCCGGCGCCGAGCTTGCCTTGTCGCAATCGGCTTACATTCACCTCGCCGCGTCCATTCCCAATCTCTCGCTGGCCGTCGATACGGAACGCGCCTATCTCGGCGGCGATATCAGCCCCAATCCCCCCGTCCTGACCGGTGGCCGCTTTGCCATCCCCGAGGAACCCGGCCTGGGCGTCGACATCGATGTCGACATGCTTGAGCGCTACAAGGTCGATGCCATCGCCGGGGCCTATCTCGATACGTCCCGCAAGAACTGGTTCCCCATCAAACCCGCCTATTGA
- a CDS encoding 2-dehydro-3-deoxygalactonokinase encodes MYIAIEWTSSAFRAWLMQANGTVAAEHQSLAGVNSVRDGSFEACLRSEIGAWLPQSKAILLSGMVTSRTGWVETPFAMAPAGIADMLAQAIRSDLPGLPPLYFLPGIARLSPLPDVMRGEEMSIFGLELPLPDLLVLPGAHSKWVRTDGERIVDLSTYMSGEILNLLRKDSLLSKLIPADYAPSEAAFDRGVAIARDKGALPGGVLQRLFSARSLVLFDQLKPHEISDYLSGVMIGSEIAEVLAGQPDLSSVVVLGENPVAQSYRRALHQFGIQSPVEVGSAAAGFARLIVELSA; translated from the coding sequence ATGTATATTGCGATCGAGTGGACCTCGTCGGCGTTTCGCGCCTGGCTCATGCAAGCGAACGGCACGGTCGCGGCTGAACACCAGAGCCTCGCCGGCGTCAATTCCGTGCGAGACGGTTCTTTCGAAGCGTGCCTTCGCAGCGAAATCGGCGCATGGCTGCCCCAAAGCAAGGCGATCCTGCTGTCAGGGATGGTGACAAGCCGCACCGGCTGGGTGGAAACGCCCTTCGCCATGGCCCCTGCCGGAATTGCCGACATGCTGGCCCAGGCCATACGAAGCGACCTGCCAGGCCTCCCGCCGCTCTATTTCCTGCCAGGCATCGCGCGCCTCAGCCCACTGCCCGACGTCATGAGGGGCGAAGAAATGAGTATTTTCGGACTGGAGTTGCCGCTGCCGGATCTACTCGTACTCCCAGGCGCCCATAGTAAATGGGTGCGCACCGATGGCGAACGCATTGTCGATCTGAGCACTTACATGTCGGGTGAAATCCTCAACTTGCTGCGCAAGGATTCGCTGCTGTCGAAACTGATCCCGGCGGACTATGCCCCGAGCGAAGCCGCGTTTGACCGTGGTGTGGCCATCGCTAGGGACAAAGGCGCCCTGCCCGGCGGCGTCTTGCAGCGCCTTTTCTCGGCGCGATCCCTCGTGCTCTTCGATCAGCTCAAGCCGCACGAGATCAGCGATTATCTTTCTGGCGTCATGATCGGCTCGGAAATCGCCGAGGTTCTTGCCGGGCAACCGGACCTGTCGTCGGTGGTCGTTTTGGGCGAGAACCCGGTCGCCCAATCGTACCGGCGAGCCCTGCACCAGTTCGGCATTCAATCGCCCGTAGAAGTCGGCTCGGCTGCTGCCGGGTTTGCGAGGCTGATCGTCGAATTGAGCGCATAG
- a CDS encoding autotransporter outer membrane beta-barrel domain-containing protein encodes MTIFANARSGRQGDHSRRYRDASISTLARTLAATSTAMIVLATGGQAVAQTWNGSADNDWTNGANWSSGGAPSGAAGVTINLTSPIVLGVNGAASGFTNGLILNGNLTVQSGSTLNSAGAGLLASPSTRTATMSVTGEGSQWIVNGTLAVGSAGIGTLNISDGALVKALNGVRVGSQATSRGILNITNGTLETTGLEKGTGAARVNFDNAILRAAASDPAFVDTLTASELVIAAGGLTVDTNGFAIGAPGFSGTGSLTTTGTGTLTLNDVSTYTGDTIVGSGSTLALSGAGAIASSRLVADGTFDVSGMAAAGITISRLEGLGTVVLGGKTLTVSQIAPGGNAIGTLTLDGDYAGTGATLNIQSTLAGDGATSDLLIITGNYSGNTNVAVTKSGGTSAMTVNGIKVVDIGGSSLGTFTLLGDVVVNGEQAVAAGAYLYGLYQGTPGSADGDWYLRTLSDPSDPDTPLVQPAAPVVEAYVAAALQSLNTMESMQQRLGGRWWVDKSNDGGGLWGRVEGEHTVDVPGASTTGAGYTVDTIRLQVGLDAVARQWDGGKLIGSGNLQLGGISASIGSTSGSGTVSGAAVGLGGGVTWLADSGLYLDAQGKLNWFDTSLYSTTLGRSIVSGNDGFGYAFGLEAGQRFAIDDTWSVGPQAQLSYSHVSFTDFLDPFGNTVSLDRSDSLVGRLGLSADYKSDWQNTAGRAGSTHLYGLANVTYEFLDGTATLIGGDSVASKSDPLWGSVGIGGSLNWLDDKLSLFGEANVTSSLNNFGESYGLGVTTGLTGKF; translated from the coding sequence ATGACCATTTTTGCAAACGCCCGCTCCGGGCGCCAAGGCGATCATTCACGCCGATATCGCGATGCCTCCATATCCACGCTGGCCAGAACGCTGGCGGCCACCTCGACGGCCATGATCGTTCTTGCCACGGGCGGACAGGCCGTGGCCCAGACCTGGAACGGCAGCGCCGACAATGACTGGACCAATGGCGCGAACTGGTCCAGCGGAGGAGCGCCTAGCGGTGCTGCCGGCGTCACCATCAACTTGACCTCGCCCATCGTTCTGGGCGTAAACGGTGCCGCAAGCGGCTTCACCAACGGCCTCATTCTGAACGGAAATCTGACTGTTCAGAGTGGCAGTACGCTGAACAGCGCTGGCGCGGGACTGCTTGCCTCTCCCTCGACTCGCACGGCCACGATGAGCGTCACGGGCGAAGGTTCGCAGTGGATCGTCAACGGAACCCTTGCAGTGGGCAGCGCAGGAATCGGCACGCTCAATATTTCGGACGGCGCACTGGTCAAGGCGCTCAACGGTGTGCGCGTCGGCAGCCAGGCCACCAGCCGGGGCATCTTGAATATCACAAATGGCACGCTCGAAACGACCGGCCTGGAGAAAGGCACGGGCGCCGCCCGGGTCAACTTCGACAATGCGATCCTGCGCGCGGCGGCCAGCGACCCCGCCTTCGTCGACACGCTGACGGCTTCGGAACTCGTCATCGCTGCGGGTGGCCTGACCGTCGACACCAATGGCTTTGCGATCGGCGCCCCCGGCTTCAGCGGCACCGGCAGCCTGACGACGACCGGAACGGGAACGCTGACGCTGAACGATGTCAGCACCTATACCGGCGACACCATTGTCGGCAGCGGCAGCACGCTGGCCCTCTCGGGCGCTGGCGCCATCGCTTCGAGCCGGCTGGTCGCCGACGGCACGTTCGACGTTTCCGGCATGGCAGCTGCGGGCATTACCATCTCGCGTCTTGAGGGGCTGGGAACAGTGGTTCTGGGCGGCAAGACGCTGACGGTAAGTCAGATCGCGCCAGGCGGCAACGCCATCGGCACCCTCACCCTCGACGGCGACTATGCTGGCACCGGCGCCACACTCAACATCCAGTCCACCCTCGCCGGTGACGGCGCCACCTCGGACCTTCTGATCATCACCGGCAACTACAGCGGCAATACCAATGTCGCCGTGACCAAGTCGGGCGGCACGAGCGCGATGACCGTGAACGGCATCAAGGTCGTCGATATCGGTGGATCATCCCTCGGCACGTTTACGCTTCTCGGCGACGTAGTGGTCAATGGCGAACAGGCCGTTGCCGCCGGCGCCTATCTCTATGGCCTCTACCAAGGCACACCAGGCAGCGCCGATGGCGATTGGTATCTGCGCACCCTCTCAGACCCATCCGATCCCGATACACCGCTGGTTCAGCCGGCCGCGCCGGTCGTCGAAGCCTATGTTGCCGCCGCCCTTCAGAGCCTCAACACCATGGAGAGCATGCAGCAACGCCTCGGTGGCCGCTGGTGGGTCGATAAGTCCAATGACGGCGGCGGCCTCTGGGGCCGCGTCGAAGGCGAGCACACGGTCGATGTCCCGGGTGCGTCCACCACCGGAGCCGGCTACACCGTCGATACCATCAGGCTCCAGGTCGGCCTCGACGCGGTGGCGCGCCAATGGGATGGCGGCAAGCTCATCGGCAGCGGCAATCTGCAACTCGGTGGAATCTCGGCCAGCATCGGCTCCACCTCGGGCAGCGGCACGGTCTCCGGCGCCGCCGTTGGCCTTGGCGGCGGTGTGACCTGGTTGGCCGACAGCGGGCTCTACCTGGATGCCCAGGGCAAGCTGAACTGGTTTGACACCAGCCTCTATTCGACCACGCTCGGCCGCTCGATCGTTTCAGGCAATGACGGTTTCGGCTATGCGTTTGGCCTTGAGGCCGGGCAGCGCTTTGCCATCGATGACACATGGTCGGTAGGGCCCCAGGCCCAGCTCTCCTATTCGCACGTGAGCTTCACCGACTTCCTCGATCCCTTCGGCAACACCGTCAGCCTCGATCGCAGCGACAGCCTCGTCGGACGCCTCGGCCTCTCCGCCGATTACAAGTCCGATTGGCAGAACACCGCCGGCAGGGCGGGCAGCACCCATCTCTATGGCCTCGCCAATGTCACCTACGAATTCCTGGACGGCACCGCGACCCTGATCGGCGGCGACAGCGTCGCGAGCAAGAGCGACCCGCTCTGGGGCAGCGTCGGCATCGGCGGCTCGCTCAACTGGCTCGACGACAAGCTCTCGCTCTTCGGCGAGGCCAATGTCACCTCCAGCCTCAACAATTTCGGCGAGAGCTACGGCCTGGGCGTCACGACCGGCCTGACCGGCAAGTTCTGA
- the modA gene encoding molybdate ABC transporter substrate-binding protein — protein MNQEIRLFGAVAVRPAVLALISQFEAETGHRVGVKFELNPAVKRQIEAGEPFDVVITNPNLVKDLTDLGKVEAESQVAFGRIAMGMAAKAGSRPLDIGSVEAFEHVLKSAGSIAYAADGTSGAYFSGLLERLGIADQVKSKLVGIPGGQTALAVARGKAELGVVPVTSILAAAPEVMLVGRFPAELQSYIDFAIGISADPRDTEAARRLSEFLISADVDSTLAAMGVDRH, from the coding sequence ATGAACCAGGAAATCCGGCTTTTTGGCGCCGTTGCGGTCCGACCCGCCGTCCTTGCTCTTATTTCTCAGTTCGAAGCAGAGACAGGACACAGAGTTGGGGTCAAGTTCGAGCTCAATCCGGCAGTAAAGAGGCAGATTGAGGCAGGCGAGCCGTTCGATGTCGTGATCACCAATCCGAACCTGGTAAAGGATCTGACTGATTTGGGAAAGGTCGAGGCGGAGAGTCAGGTGGCCTTTGGCCGGATAGCGATGGGAATGGCGGCCAAGGCAGGCAGTCGACCGCTCGACATAGGTTCCGTGGAAGCGTTCGAACATGTGCTGAAGAGCGCCGGATCAATCGCCTACGCCGCCGACGGAACTAGCGGCGCCTACTTCTCCGGCCTACTGGAGCGTTTGGGAATCGCTGACCAGGTAAAGTCCAAGCTGGTGGGCATTCCAGGAGGACAGACAGCGCTGGCCGTAGCCCGCGGGAAAGCCGAGTTGGGGGTGGTTCCCGTGACTTCCATTCTCGCCGCCGCTCCCGAAGTCATGCTTGTCGGTCGGTTTCCGGCGGAACTCCAAAGCTACATCGACTTTGCCATTGGCATTAGCGCCGATCCAAGGGACACAGAAGCTGCTAGGCGATTGTCGGAGTTTCTGATCTCGGCTGATGTCGATAGCACTCTGGCTGCAATGGGCGTCGATCGCCACTAG
- a CDS encoding Rossmann-like fold-containing protein, with protein MNQRFAEAATVVEAIDKALGRPTPRNEVFAEVKAIQEFLEWAIGDQLVVHKGKLGNFDFAAAVSTGPTLFVGEGNMSFSLALAKLAPRAAQDFVVTTFEPRMRVSLAAYQNAVKLTRIGAKVLHGVDATRLDRYFNATRFSAIVFNFPNVASRIPVYGHNPNHNLIRRFLRNAAQRLARNGRVIITVVDTPFYSGAFGLTAAAKFAGYKEPDVYAFKPSHFSGYAHANTLGGQSALAKYRNFRSWVFQLP; from the coding sequence GTGAACCAGAGATTTGCAGAAGCGGCGACGGTGGTGGAAGCAATAGACAAGGCACTTGGAAGACCGACGCCGAGGAATGAGGTGTTCGCTGAAGTGAAGGCTATTCAGGAATTTCTTGAATGGGCCATCGGCGATCAGCTGGTCGTTCACAAAGGAAAACTTGGCAATTTTGATTTTGCGGCTGCTGTATCGACCGGACCAACGTTGTTTGTGGGAGAAGGCAACATGAGCTTCTCTCTGGCGCTAGCCAAGCTGGCACCTAGGGCTGCACAGGACTTTGTAGTGACGACCTTTGAGCCCAGAATGCGAGTTTCTCTTGCGGCATATCAGAATGCAGTCAAGCTGACGAGGATTGGTGCGAAAGTCCTACACGGCGTCGATGCGACACGTCTGGATAGGTATTTCAACGCGACCAGGTTCTCTGCGATTGTTTTCAACTTTCCGAATGTGGCAAGCCGTATCCCTGTTTATGGTCACAACCCTAATCACAATCTCATACGACGCTTCCTACGCAATGCAGCACAGCGGCTCGCGCGAAATGGACGTGTCATTATCACTGTCGTCGACACACCATTTTATTCGGGCGCATTCGGCCTAACGGCGGCAGCGAAATTTGCCGGTTACAAAGAGCCCGACGTCTACGCGTTCAAACCAAGCCATTTTTCTGGCTATGCTCACGCCAATACTCTTGGCGGCCAGAGTGCTTTGGCGAAGTATCGGAACTTCCGCTCTTGGGTATTTCAATTGCCATGA
- a CDS encoding alpha-ketoglutarate-dependent dioxygenase AlkB, which translates to MLPPSARYMPDYVDEAYELALLHSIDKSTWLGDLKRRVQHYGFRYDYKARRVTNESYLGPLPDWLAILSDRLRKDSIFQAHPDQVIVNEYFPGQGIAPHVDCEPCFGEIIASLSLGSACLMEFSDIHSGHTATQVLAPRSLLVLSDDARFNWTHGIPARKSDVIDGKKIARGRRVSLTFRTVITK; encoded by the coding sequence ATGTTGCCACCCTCCGCTCGTTATATGCCGGACTATGTCGATGAAGCGTACGAACTCGCGCTCTTGCACTCGATCGATAAATCCACGTGGCTCGGGGACCTCAAGCGGCGTGTTCAACACTATGGCTTTCGCTATGACTACAAGGCCCGACGTGTAACGAACGAATCCTATCTAGGCCCTTTGCCTGATTGGCTGGCGATCCTCTCAGATCGGCTGCGGAAGGATAGCATTTTCCAGGCTCACCCTGACCAGGTGATCGTCAATGAGTATTTTCCTGGCCAAGGCATCGCCCCACACGTGGATTGCGAGCCCTGTTTTGGCGAGATCATCGCGTCGCTCAGTCTTGGCTCGGCATGCTTGATGGAATTCTCAGATATCCATTCCGGACACACCGCAACTCAGGTTCTTGCTCCTCGTAGCCTGCTTGTACTGAGCGACGATGCCCGGTTCAATTGGACCCACGGCATTCCCGCGCGCAAATCAGACGTGATTGATGGCAAGAAAATCGCTCGCGGGCGGCGGGTGTCCCTGACATTTCGGACCGTCATCACAAAATAG
- a CDS encoding DUF1778 domain-containing protein, with protein MGAFHDTTKDIDERATERMNFRTKPHIKATIHRAATLSGVDDSVFTMNAAYASALETIAAHERTVLEPVDHAAFFSALDNPPQATPKLREALVRHQKRVLSR; from the coding sequence ATGGGCGCTTTCCACGACACGACCAAAGACATTGATGAGCGGGCAACCGAGCGGATGAATTTTCGCACCAAGCCCCATATCAAGGCTACGATCCACCGGGCGGCAACGCTGAGTGGTGTGGACGACAGCGTCTTCACCATGAACGCGGCCTATGCCTCAGCGCTTGAGACCATTGCGGCACACGAGCGCACAGTGCTTGAGCCTGTCGATCACGCGGCCTTTTTCAGCGCTCTCGACAATCCACCACAAGCCACGCCGAAACTGCGTGAAGCACTCGTCCGACACCAGAAGCGGGTTCTGTCCAGGTGA